The following are from one region of the Brienomyrus brachyistius isolate T26 chromosome 4, BBRACH_0.4, whole genome shotgun sequence genome:
- the LOC125739622 gene encoding tripartite motif-containing protein 16-like: MAEASVAVDQNQLSCPICLDLLKDPVAIPCGHSYCMSCIKSCWDEEDRFGVYSCPQCRQTFIPRPVLGRNTILAEVVEKLKKTGVQAATHTDQYAGPGDVECDVCTGRKHKAVKSCLVCLASYCETHLQPHYESPAFKKHKLADPTGHLQDKVCSHHDKPLEIYCRTDQQCICYLCMLDEHRGHDTVSAAAGRVEIQKQMVETQREFQQRIQMREKELQKLREAVDSITSSAQSAVEASERIFTEMIRSIERRRSEVTKLIRDQEKAVVSHTEGDMKRLKQDIDELKRRHSELEQLSHTEDHIHFLQRYQGLPVTPEAGFGPRISVSPRCSFENMRKVVSELKDQLENVCEKKMAEIHHTVTKDTVLPVLVPTTRSEFLHYSCQLTLDPNTANRLLSLSEGNRKVTRGAEQPYPDHPERFDYLPQVLCRESQTGRCYWEAEWSGDVAWIGVTYKGIGRKGGSDDCWLGFNDKSWILFCSPDSYSVSHNKKETDIPIKPSCSRRVGVYLDWAAGTLSFYRVSSDGLTLLYSFTSSFTEPLYPGFWVYPNSSLSLCLLG; the protein is encoded by the exons atggcagaagccagtGTTGCAGTGGATCAGAACCAGCTCAGCTGTCCGATCTGTCTGGATTTACTGAAGGATCCGGTGGCTATTCCCTGTGGgcacagttactgtatgagctgcattaagagctgctgggatgaggaagatcgttttggagtttacagctgcccccagtgcagacagaccttcatacccagacctgttctgggcagaaacaccatactggctgaagtggtggagaaactgaagaagactggagTACAAGCAGCTACTCATACTGAccagtatgctggacctggagatgtggagtgtgacgtctgtactgggagaaaacacaaagctgtcaagtcctgcctggtgtgtttggcctcctactgtgaaactcacctccagcctcactatgagtctccagcttttaagaagcacaagctggctgatcctactggacatctgcaggacaaggtctgttcccaccatgacaaacccctggagatctactgccgtaccgaccagcagtgtatctgttatctctgtatgctggatgaacacagaggccatgatacagtctcagctgctgcaggaagggtggagatacag AAACAAATGGTTGAAacacagagggaatttcagcagagaattcagatgagagagaaggagctgcagaagctgagagaggctgtggacTCAATCACg agctcagcacagtcagcagtggaggccagtgagaggatcttcactgagatgatccgctccattgagagaagacgctctgaggtgacaaagctgatcagagatcaggagaaggctgtaGTGAGCCACACTGAAGGAGACATGAAGAGACTGAAGCAGGatattgatgaactgaagaggagacactctgagctggagcagctttcacacacagaggatcacatccatttcctccag aggtaCCAGGGTCTTCCTGTCacccctgaagctggatttggacccagaatctccgTCAGTCCACGCTGCTCTTTTGAGAATATGAGGAAGGTGGTTTCTGAGCTGAAGgatcaactggagaatgtttgcgaaaagaaaatggcagagatccatcaTACAG ttaccaaagacaccgtcctaccAGTATTAGTGCCCACGACCAGATCAGAATTCTTACACT actcctgccagctgacgctggaccccaacacagcaaacaggctcctgtctctgtcagaggggaacaggaaggtgacacggggggcagagcagccatatcctgatcatccagagagatttgactacTTGcctcaagttctgtgcagagagagtcagactggtcgctgttactgggaggctgagtggagtggagatgtagcctggataggagtgacttataaaggaattgggaggaaaggagggagtgatgACTGTTGgcttggattcaatgacaagtcatggatactgttctgctctcctgacagttactctgtctctcACAATAAGAAGGAGACTgacatacccataaagccctcatgctcccgcagagtaggagtgtatctggactgggcggctggtactctgtccttctacagagtctcctctgatggactgaccctcctgtacagcttcacctcctcattcactgaacccctctatccagggttttgggtttatcCAAACTCCTCCCTGTCGCTGTGcttgctgggatag